The following are encoded in a window of Ignicoccus islandicus DSM 13165 genomic DNA:
- a CDS encoding antitoxin family protein, with product MSSKVRVVRARYENGVLKPLEPVELKDGEEVLVRVERLESRENIVEKFYGRRGPAPKELLDEFMLEAEAQ from the coding sequence TTGTCTTCCAAGGTTAGGGTTGTGCGTGCACGATATGAGAATGGAGTGCTAAAGCCTCTAGAGCCAGTAGAGCTTAAGGATGGAGAGGAGGTTCTGGTTAGGGTGGAAAGGCTCGAGAGTAGGGAGAATATTGTAGAGAAGTTCTATGGAAGACGCGGTCCAGCCCCGAAAGAGCTACTGGACGAGTTTATGCTTGAGGCTGAGGCTCAGTGA
- a CDS encoding PIN domain-containing protein, with protein MVVDEKDIREEAIKVAIETGSSGFDAYVLATALKYNAVLITDDEPMSIHAKKEKLEYILLRSVSLSELEDLI; from the coding sequence ATAGTCGTTGACGAGAAAGATATACGAGAGGAAGCAATCAAGGTTGCCATCGAAACAGGTAGCTCGGGCTTTGACGCATATGTTTTGGCGACTGCGTTAAAGTATAATGCTGTACTTATAACAGACGATGAGCCAATGAGCATACATGCCAAGAAAGAAAAACTGGAATACATCCTTCTACGGAGTGTATCATTAAGTGAGCTCGAGGATTTAATCTAG
- a CDS encoding phosphatase PAP2 family protein, which yields MNWKLALAIALIFALAPFSSSIPCFDVGAKGLAKLISITQSLPFFVVWTALIAYKRKSEWKEVVLEAIALNLAVFALKECLMRPRPPGSTSFSYGYPSGHSARAMWVALHLSELYPSLRPALFAYAIAVGWSRVELCEHFPLDVLGGYLVAYSIRKAFPLLRSRLVVNGVRNENNTNR from the coding sequence TTGAACTGGAAATTGGCATTGGCTATTGCATTGATATTCGCTCTGGCTCCGTTTAGCTCTTCCATCCCATGTTTCGATGTTGGAGCCAAGGGGTTAGCTAAGCTGATTTCTATTACGCAAAGCCTGCCTTTCTTCGTCGTGTGGACTGCCCTCATAGCTTACAAGAGGAAGTCCGAATGGAAGGAGGTGGTCCTAGAGGCGATCGCACTTAATTTGGCTGTGTTCGCCTTGAAGGAGTGCTTAATGAGGCCGAGGCCTCCGGGAAGCACTTCGTTCAGCTACGGCTACCCTTCCGGGCACTCAGCTAGGGCAATGTGGGTAGCGCTCCACCTATCGGAGCTGTACCCCTCGCTCAGGCCAGCGCTTTTCGCTTACGCAATTGCCGTAGGGTGGTCGAGAGTAGAGCTTTGCGAGCACTTCCCCTTAGACGTCCTCGGGGGCTACTTAGTAGCATATTCGATAAGGAAAGCATTCCCACTATTAAGGTCGAGGCTCGTTGTAAACGGGGTAAGGAATGAAAATAATACGAATAGGTAA
- the rfbB gene encoding dTDP-glucose 4,6-dehydratase, translated as MRILVTGGAGFMGSTLVRHLLEKGFEVHVLDALTYAGRIENLIEVMNEIQFHLVDLRDFEALYDTLKSIEPDLIFHLAAETHVDRGIRNPYPFLESNVRGTLHLLEVIRRLDLKATLTSTDEVYGDLWGKPPCNEECPLRPSNPYSASKAAADMFALSYIRTYGVEVNIVRPANNYGPRQYPEKLIPRTILRIMSGKRPLIHGTGKQIRSWLYVEDFAEGITTVGLKGKKGEIYNLPGERELSVIEVVKTILRIMGKDEDWIEFTEDRPGQDMRYAMVGEKVKALGWEPKVTFEEGIKRTVDWYLNNKWWWEPLLSIEKI; from the coding sequence GTGAGGATCCTCGTCACGGGCGGAGCCGGCTTCATGGGATCAACGTTAGTGAGACACCTCCTCGAAAAGGGCTTCGAAGTGCACGTTCTAGACGCTCTAACTTACGCCGGTAGAATAGAGAATTTAATAGAAGTAATGAACGAGATTCAGTTCCACTTAGTGGACTTGAGGGACTTCGAAGCCCTCTACGATACTCTGAAGAGCATCGAACCGGATCTAATTTTCCACTTAGCTGCCGAGACCCACGTGGACAGAGGAATAAGGAATCCCTATCCGTTCTTGGAAAGCAACGTCAGAGGTACTCTCCACCTATTGGAGGTAATAAGGAGGCTCGACCTAAAGGCTACCCTAACTAGTACGGACGAGGTCTACGGAGACTTGTGGGGCAAGCCTCCTTGCAACGAAGAGTGTCCCCTAAGACCGTCTAACCCCTACTCGGCTTCCAAGGCCGCTGCAGACATGTTCGCCCTTTCATACATAAGGACGTATGGAGTGGAAGTGAACATAGTTAGGCCAGCCAACAACTACGGCCCTAGGCAGTACCCAGAGAAACTTATACCTAGAACCATCCTAAGGATAATGAGCGGCAAGAGGCCGCTAATACACGGAACGGGAAAGCAAATTAGGTCTTGGCTATACGTAGAGGACTTCGCCGAAGGTATAACTACAGTTGGCTTGAAGGGAAAGAAAGGAGAAATATATAACTTACCGGGCGAAAGGGAACTAAGCGTTATAGAGGTAGTTAAGACCATATTGAGGATAATGGGGAAGGACGAGGACTGGATAGAGTTCACTGAAGACAGGCCCGGCCAAGACATGAGGTACGCCATGGTTGGGGAAAAGGTCAAGGCACTCGGCTGGGAGCCGAAGGTTACGTTTGAAGAAGGGATAAAGAGGACGGTAGATTGGTACTTGAACAACAAGTGGTGGTGGGAACCGCTTTTAAGCATTGAGAAAATTTGA
- a CDS encoding PIN domain-containing protein, whose protein sequence is MILLDTNAIVYYLHRVEPYASRVKRILASREDLALTLRIVDEVIFTLIRLEALRKLEIRRLDQLRDYIRKHGLEEFDDAINDADEMINSLGILVLEDKGSLRELLEVMRKYSLLPGDALIAVTAKHYGIDTILTFDEDFKRVPWLKVIP, encoded by the coding sequence GTGATACTGCTGGACACTAATGCTATAGTATACTACTTACACCGCGTTGAGCCATACGCGTCGAGAGTGAAGCGGATCCTAGCAAGTAGGGAGGACTTAGCTTTAACTCTCAGGATAGTTGACGAGGTAATCTTTACCCTTATAAGGCTTGAGGCTTTGAGGAAGCTCGAAATAAGGAGACTGGACCAGCTACGGGATTACATTAGGAAGCATGGCCTAGAAGAGTTCGATGACGCTATAAACGATGCTGATGAGATGATAAATAGCCTCGGAATTCTGGTCCTAGAAGACAAAGGTAGTCTTAGAGAACTCCTGGAGGTAATGAGGAAATATAGCCTACTCCCAGGAGATGCCTTGATTGCAGTAACCGCTAAGCATTATGGTATAGATACTATTCTAACGTTCGACGAAGACTTCAAGCGAGTTCCGTGGCTCAAGGTAATCCCTTAG
- a CDS encoding antitoxin family protein: MSKVVRVRYEKGVLKPLDRIEFREGEELRVVILPREFPELLREVEVEAKEDIDKVLREARERWRQWY, translated from the coding sequence TTGTCTAAAGTCGTAAGGGTAAGATATGAGAAGGGAGTACTCAAGCCGCTGGATAGGATTGAGTTTCGGGAGGGAGAGGAGTTACGGGTTGTGATACTTCCTAGGGAGTTCCCTGAGCTTCTAAGAGAAGTTGAGGTAGAGGCTAAGGAAGACATCGATAAAGTGCTCAGGGAGGCCCGTGAGAGATGGAGACAGTGGTATTAG
- a CDS encoding menaquinone biosynthesis family protein: MKVGHSPDPDDAFMFYPIKKKLIDLRGYEVEEVVEDIETLNALAFKGEVDVTAVSAHAYAYVSDKYDVLASGASMGKGYGPVVVAREELHLEDLKGKRVAIPGKYTTAALLSRLYLPEVEYVVIKFDEIPKSVLEGEVDAGVLIHEGQITYSELGLKKVIDLGEAWYEETGLPTPLGLDVAKREISSDWAKIWREAVEYSLNHPKEALEYALPFARGLSEDLVERFVRMYVNEYTIDMGEEGEEALRELYKRAHEKGLIPSLPEFRVVR, translated from the coding sequence GTGAAAGTAGGCCACAGCCCTGATCCGGACGACGCCTTCATGTTCTACCCTATAAAGAAGAAATTAATTGACTTAAGGGGTTACGAAGTAGAGGAAGTAGTTGAGGACATCGAGACCCTTAACGCCTTAGCCTTTAAAGGGGAAGTGGACGTAACGGCAGTCTCCGCCCACGCTTACGCGTACGTATCAGATAAATACGACGTGTTGGCCTCGGGAGCGAGCATGGGCAAGGGGTACGGCCCAGTTGTGGTTGCCAGAGAGGAACTCCACTTGGAGGACCTAAAGGGCAAGAGAGTGGCCATACCCGGTAAGTACACAACGGCCGCATTGCTCTCTAGGCTCTACTTACCTGAAGTCGAGTACGTAGTGATCAAGTTCGATGAGATTCCTAAGAGCGTTTTGGAAGGGGAGGTAGACGCTGGGGTTCTAATACATGAAGGTCAAATAACTTACTCGGAATTGGGCTTGAAGAAGGTCATAGACTTAGGAGAGGCGTGGTACGAGGAGACCGGCTTACCGACCCCCTTGGGATTGGACGTAGCCAAGAGGGAAATTTCCAGCGACTGGGCTAAGATATGGAGGGAAGCGGTTGAGTATTCCTTAAACCACCCCAAGGAGGCCTTGGAGTACGCGCTTCCCTTCGCTAGGGGGTTAAGCGAAGACCTAGTTGAGAGGTTCGTTCGAATGTACGTTAACGAGTATACTATAGATATGGGCGAGGAAGGCGAGGAGGCGTTAAGGGAACTCTATAAGAGGGCACACGAGAAGGGATTGATACCCTCTCTCCCCGAGTTCAGGGTGGTTAGATGA
- a CDS encoding PIN domain-containing protein has protein sequence MSKVFIDTNIFYNILFETGLTQIARKLLEDYEENMFYTSITVVNELLYISTRKHYQTTGEISGPYSLRRLIASKGYPKLIVDGIRKLLRDLEVEVLIETVGYQDMIETASSLNLLPSDTIIALTCRHYGIDTILTFDEDFKRVPWLKVIP, from the coding sequence GTGAGCAAGGTGTTCATTGACACCAATATATTTTACAACATATTATTTGAGACCGGTCTCACTCAGATAGCTCGAAAGTTACTAGAAGATTATGAAGAAAACATGTTCTACACAAGTATAACTGTGGTGAACGAGCTACTCTACATATCCACAAGAAAGCACTACCAAACCACTGGAGAGATTAGCGGACCTTATAGCCTAAGAAGGCTAATAGCGAGCAAAGGGTATCCCAAGCTTATCGTCGACGGTATACGTAAACTATTAAGAGACCTTGAAGTGGAAGTACTAATAGAAACCGTAGGTTATCAGGATATGATAGAAACAGCGAGTAGCCTAAATCTCCTGCCGAGCGACACCATCATAGCACTGACATGCAGACACTACGGCATTGATACTATCCTAACCTTTGACGAGGACTTCAAGCGTGTTCCATGGCTCAAGGTTATTCCCTAA
- a CDS encoding antitoxin family protein produces the protein MSKVIRVRYEKGVLKPLEPVELREGEEIVVFIRKRRVGEVLKKYAGMFGRADIEELRKYEEEAQAQ, from the coding sequence TTGTCCAAGGTTATAAGAGTAAGATACGAGAAGGGCGTGCTAAAGCCTCTAGAGCCAGTAGAACTTAGAGAAGGTGAAGAGATAGTCGTCTTTATACGTAAGCGTAGGGTTGGCGAGGTTCTTAAGAAGTATGCTGGAATGTTTGGTAGGGCTGACATAGAGGAGCTAAGGAAGTACGAGGAGGAGGCCCAGGCACAGTGA
- a CDS encoding type II toxin-antitoxin system VapC family toxin has translation MFLDSSIIIRYFLGDSKAKEVLEDDSKFAINSIVYSEVAFNLLKLLYVDKYSRYQFYDMKSAISSRDSDLLRGYRILYSFIDELLGEERLVFLPITLEVIEEATRIATEYGLLPNDSLIAATCKHYEINAIATFDEDFRRIPWLKVIP, from the coding sequence GTGTTCCTTGATAGTAGCATTATCATTCGCTACTTCCTAGGAGATAGCAAGGCCAAAGAGGTTCTAGAAGATGACTCTAAATTCGCTATAAACTCTATAGTTTATAGCGAGGTAGCTTTTAACCTCTTAAAACTTCTATACGTAGATAAATATAGTAGATACCAGTTTTATGACATGAAGTCGGCAATATCTAGCCGCGATAGTGACCTCCTAAGAGGATACAGGATACTCTACTCGTTCATAGACGAGCTTCTAGGCGAGGAGAGGCTAGTATTCCTCCCAATAACTTTAGAGGTAATAGAAGAGGCAACTAGGATAGCCACAGAATACGGCTTACTACCAAACGACTCACTCATAGCAGCAACATGTAAGCATTATGAAATAAACGCCATAGCCACTTTCGATGAGGACTTCAGGCGAATCCCATGGCTAAAAGTAATTCCATAA
- a CDS encoding L-threonylcarbamoyladenylate synthase gives MKIIRIGNFSIDEALKEAKRVLEKGGLVIVPTETVYGIASKLEHARRIYKAKKRPRDKPLPVQTTLCDIEKVAQMNEKARLLAKKFWPGPLTIVMKAKPTVPEVVTAGTGKVGVRVPAHPFTLRLLEMVGPLAVTSANLSGMKSPKSLEEVTVEADLAIDAGPVSGTPSTVVDVTGPQLKILREGPIKRKDIERVIYGENKDFLF, from the coding sequence ATGAAAATAATACGAATAGGTAACTTCTCCATAGATGAGGCATTGAAGGAGGCTAAGAGAGTTTTGGAAAAGGGAGGCTTAGTGATAGTCCCTACCGAAACCGTCTATGGAATAGCCTCTAAATTAGAGCACGCTCGAAGAATATACAAGGCGAAGAAGAGGCCTAGGGACAAGCCCTTGCCGGTCCAAACGACCCTCTGTGACATTGAGAAGGTCGCTCAAATGAACGAGAAAGCCAGGCTTCTAGCTAAGAAGTTCTGGCCCGGACCACTAACTATCGTTATGAAGGCCAAGCCCACCGTCCCAGAGGTAGTGACCGCCGGGACCGGTAAGGTCGGAGTTAGGGTACCGGCACACCCCTTTACGCTGAGGTTACTTGAAATGGTAGGCCCGTTAGCGGTAACTTCGGCCAACTTGAGTGGAATGAAGAGCCCTAAGAGCCTAGAGGAGGTTACAGTTGAAGCTGACTTAGCAATAGACGCTGGTCCCGTTAGTGGAACGCCTAGCACCGTAGTTGACGTTACGGGGCCCCAGTTGAAGATACTCAGAGAAGGGCCTATAAAGAGAAAAGACATAGAGAGAGTGATATATGGTGAGAACAAGGACTTCCTCTTCTGA
- a CDS encoding signal recognition particle protein Srp54: protein MLDGVREAVRKFLKSSADYETAVNAFIKELQKTLIKSDVNVRLVLQLTKKIKERALKEKPPPGASKRDWFIKIVYEELSNLFGGDVEPEVKPKKVPWVVMLVGVQGSGKTTTAGKLARFYKVRGYKVALIAADTYRPGARDQLRQLAERAGVLFYTEDVDDAVQIAKRGVEWAKGKGAEVIIVDTAGRHKNEIDLLNEMENIAKEISPDEVMLVIDAGIGQQAKALAESFHKRTPIGSIVVTKLDGTAKGGGALSAVAVTGATIKFIGTGEKLDELEVFKPKKFVARILGLGDLEGLLERLKEVEESGKLEEISQKIIEKGDLTLEDLYYQIVSMKKMGSLKKLLQMLPGVGLMGGNDLLKQVDDKVLDKWLAIMNSMTIEELRKPNIINRSRMRRIAIGSGTSVKDVEELLKHYNMSKKMIKQLKRKKGMLAKLMKQMEGAGF, encoded by the coding sequence TTGCTAGATGGGGTTAGGGAAGCGGTTAGGAAGTTCCTGAAGTCCTCCGCAGACTACGAGACAGCTGTTAACGCTTTCATTAAGGAATTACAAAAGACCTTGATAAAGTCTGACGTGAACGTTAGGCTAGTCCTCCAGTTAACGAAGAAGATAAAGGAGAGGGCACTAAAGGAGAAACCCCCGCCGGGGGCCTCCAAGAGGGATTGGTTCATAAAGATAGTCTACGAGGAGCTATCCAACCTCTTCGGCGGCGACGTAGAGCCCGAAGTGAAGCCGAAGAAAGTGCCGTGGGTAGTAATGTTGGTTGGAGTCCAAGGGAGCGGCAAGACGACCACTGCAGGGAAGCTCGCCCGCTTTTACAAGGTGAGAGGTTACAAGGTGGCTCTCATTGCCGCAGATACCTACAGGCCCGGAGCGAGGGACCAGTTAAGGCAATTAGCTGAGAGGGCCGGGGTGCTCTTTTACACGGAAGACGTCGACGACGCCGTTCAAATAGCCAAGAGGGGCGTCGAGTGGGCTAAGGGAAAAGGCGCGGAAGTGATAATAGTCGATACCGCGGGAAGGCACAAGAACGAAATTGATCTACTTAATGAGATGGAGAACATAGCTAAGGAAATATCTCCGGACGAGGTCATGTTGGTAATTGATGCAGGAATAGGCCAACAAGCGAAGGCGTTAGCAGAGAGCTTCCACAAGAGAACTCCAATAGGCAGCATCGTGGTTACGAAGCTCGACGGTACCGCTAAGGGCGGTGGAGCGCTTTCAGCAGTAGCCGTTACCGGTGCAACGATAAAGTTCATTGGAACTGGTGAGAAACTGGACGAACTAGAAGTCTTCAAGCCGAAGAAGTTCGTTGCGAGAATACTCGGACTAGGCGATCTAGAGGGACTGCTTGAGAGGCTAAAGGAAGTAGAGGAGTCAGGAAAGCTAGAAGAGATAAGTCAAAAGATAATTGAAAAAGGTGACCTAACTCTCGAGGACCTATACTATCAGATAGTATCAATGAAGAAGATGGGTTCTCTGAAGAAACTACTGCAGATGTTGCCCGGAGTTGGGTTGATGGGTGGCAACGACTTACTTAAGCAAGTAGACGACAAAGTTCTGGATAAGTGGTTAGCCATAATGAACTCAATGACCATAGAGGAACTGAGGAAGCCAAACATAATAAACAGATCTAGAATGAGGAGAATAGCGATCGGGTCCGGTACTTCAGTTAAAGACGTAGAAGAGTTACTTAAACATTACAACATGTCGAAGAAGATGATCAAGCAACTGAAGAGGAAGAAGGGCATGCTGGCTAAGTTAATGAAACAGATGGAAGGCGCAGGTTTCTAA
- a CDS encoding antitoxin family protein encodes MSKVIRVRYEGGVLKPLEPLGFSEGEELIVEVKRQVAGKGIEQFFGVVKTKKRRTLIGEEDYYEHVSERGGVP; translated from the coding sequence TTGTCCAAGGTTATAAGAGTAAGATACGAGGGTGGCGTTCTGAAGCCGCTTGAACCTCTAGGGTTTAGTGAGGGCGAGGAACTTATCGTGGAAGTGAAGAGGCAAGTAGCTGGGAAAGGTATAGAACAGTTCTTTGGAGTGGTTAAGACTAAGAAAAGGAGGACTCTCATCGGGGAGGAGGATTACTATGAACACGTCTCAGAGAGGGGTGGTGTTCCTTGA